One Bacteroidota bacterium DNA segment encodes these proteins:
- a CDS encoding DEAD/DEAH box helicase, translated as MANFEDFGLDHAVMDGVDAMGYSSATPIQELAIPIIMQGRDIIACAQTGTGKTAAFLLPTMHRILHSENRGSIHTMIISPTRELALQIDNALTGFAYFSGISSIAVYGGGTGESFDREKKALTTGTDIIVATPGRLLSHLNLGYVKLDQLQTLILDEADRMLDMGFNEDIMRIVRMLPKKRQTLMFSATMPSRIRQLAAQILHEPEHVNIAISKPAEKIKQIAYCVYDTQKLPLLLHLLQSKELVSVLIFSSTKQNVKNMEKEMKRLKLDVAAVHSDLEQSEREEVMRRFRHRNIRIIVATDVLSRGIDVENISLVLNYDVPADGEDYVHRVGRTARAESTGEAVTFISPDDMRKFAAIERLIGYEVEKGKVPDELGEVPAYDIKSSGKRKNNFHGKKGKPHFRKKDHQRKGHRS; from the coding sequence ATGGCAAATTTTGAGGATTTCGGACTGGATCATGCGGTGATGGATGGTGTGGATGCAATGGGATATTCTTCTGCAACACCAATACAGGAACTTGCCATTCCCATTATCATGCAGGGGCGCGACATCATTGCGTGTGCGCAAACAGGTACAGGAAAAACTGCAGCATTTCTTTTACCCACTATGCATCGCATTCTGCATAGTGAAAATCGCGGGAGTATTCACACCATGATTATTTCTCCAACGCGCGAACTTGCCTTGCAGATTGATAATGCGCTTACCGGTTTCGCCTATTTTTCCGGCATCAGCAGTATTGCCGTTTACGGAGGAGGAACAGGAGAAAGTTTTGACCGCGAGAAAAAAGCTTTAACAACAGGAACAGATATTATTGTCGCAACTCCGGGAAGATTACTTTCTCATCTCAATCTCGGCTATGTAAAACTCGATCAGTTGCAAACGCTCATTCTCGATGAGGCAGATCGCATGCTCGATATGGGATTCAACGAAGACATCATGCGCATTGTGCGGATGCTTCCGAAAAAAAGGCAAACGCTCATGTTCTCCGCCACCATGCCTTCGCGGATTCGGCAACTCGCTGCACAAATTCTGCATGAGCCGGAACATGTGAATATTGCAATTTCAAAACCGGCAGAAAAAATAAAACAGATCGCGTACTGTGTTTATGACACACAGAAATTACCATTGCTGCTTCACTTGTTGCAGTCGAAAGAACTCGTGAGCGTGCTTATTTTTTCTTCTACCAAACAGAATGTGAAAAACATGGAGAAGGAAATGAAACGATTGAAACTTGATGTTGCAGCTGTGCATTCCGATCTCGAACAAAGTGAACGCGAAGAAGTGATGCGCCGGTTCCGTCACAGGAATATCCGCATCATCGTTGCAACAGATGTTCTTTCGCGCGGCATTGATGTTGAAAATATTTCTCTCGTGCTGAATTATGATGTTCCTGCCGACGGAGAAGATTACGTGCATCGCGTAGGAAGAACTGCCCGCGCCGAATCGACCGGGGAAGCAGTTACTTTTATTTCTCCCGATGACATGAGAAAATTTGCGGCCATTGAGCGGCTGATCGGCTATGAAGTGGAGAAAGGAAAAGTTCCGGATGAGTTGGGTGAAGTTCCTGCTTACGATATTAAAAGTTCAGGAAAAAGAAAAAATAATTTTCACGGAAAAAAAGGCAAACCCCATTTCAGAAAAAAAGATCACCAGCGAAAAGGCCATCGCAGCTGA
- a CDS encoding ATP-binding cassette domain-containing protein encodes MVISGKMKIDFEHVLPVPLSDTPLSEDSCWKKDFSFDTNSILLAEAASGTGKTTLVSMLYGIRHDYDGKIKLDGEDIRNFPLRQWSQLRRKKFSIVFQDLRLFPQLTAKENIILKNDLESTLKEEEIIHYAAILGVQHRLGQVCGKLSLGQQQRVAIIRALAQPFDFLLLDEPFSHLDETNARTAARLIMEKCIQNKAGLLLTSLGPNDFFNYTGTIII; translated from the coding sequence ATGGTTATCAGCGGCAAAATGAAGATCGACTTCGAACACGTACTTCCTGTTCCGCTTTCTGATACTCCTTTGTCGGAAGATTCCTGCTGGAAAAAAGATTTTTCATTTGACACCAATTCTATTCTTCTTGCAGAAGCCGCTTCCGGCACCGGAAAAACCACGCTGGTCTCCATGCTATATGGAATTCGGCACGATTACGATGGAAAAATAAAATTAGACGGGGAAGACATCAGGAATTTTCCGCTTCGCCAATGGTCGCAATTGCGCAGGAAAAAATTTTCCATCGTCTTCCAGGATCTTCGCTTGTTCCCGCAACTTACGGCGAAAGAAAATATCATTCTCAAAAATGATCTTGAGTCAACGCTGAAAGAAGAAGAGATCATCCATTATGCCGCAATACTCGGTGTGCAACATCGCCTCGGCCAGGTATGCGGAAAACTTTCGCTCGGTCAGCAACAGCGCGTGGCCATCATACGCGCACTCGCGCAACCCTTCGATTTTCTTTTGCTCGATGAACCCTTCTCCCATCTCGATGAAACGAATGCACGCACAGCAGCACGCCTCATTATGGAAAAATGCATCCAGAATAAAGCAGGGCTTTTATTGACAAGTCTGGGCCCGAATGATTTTTTCAATTACACCGGAACGATTATCATATGA
- a CDS encoding aminotransferase class I/II-fold pyridoxal phosphate-dependent enzyme: protein MRDLFDKIRENRGPLGKHAKESHGYFTFPKLEGDIGNKMIFRGKERLIWSLNNYLGLANHPEVRKADAEGAAKFGLAAPMGARMMSGNSNYHEQLEAGLTELVKKEDTILCNYGYQAMVSAIDCLVDRHDVIVYDAEAHACIIDGVRLHMGKRFVYPHNDIASLEKQLERATKMIGETGGAILVLTEGVFGMSGNQGKLKEIVALKKKFQFRLFVDDAHGCGTMGPTGGGTGEEQGCQDGIDIYFGTFAKSFALIGGYISSTEDVVEYLRYNMRSQIFAKSLPLPAVVGALKRLELMNKHKEFREKLWEITNALQGGLRKAGFNIGTTSSPVTPVYLNGSIPEATNLILDLRENYNIFCSMVVYPVIPKGQIILRLIPTAVHTIEDVNFTIEAFSKIKDKLTSGQYQSDKIAAF, encoded by the coding sequence ATGAGAGACCTTTTCGATAAGATCCGCGAGAACCGCGGCCCGCTTGGCAAGCACGCCAAAGAATCGCACGGCTATTTTACTTTTCCGAAACTCGAAGGAGATATCGGAAATAAAATGATCTTTCGCGGAAAAGAACGGCTCATCTGGAGTCTGAATAATTACCTCGGTCTCGCCAATCATCCTGAAGTGAGAAAAGCCGATGCAGAAGGCGCTGCGAAATTCGGCCTCGCTGCTCCCATGGGAGCGCGTATGATGTCGGGCAATTCAAATTATCATGAGCAACTCGAAGCCGGACTCACCGAACTTGTAAAAAAAGAAGATACCATTCTCTGCAATTATGGTTACCAGGCCATGGTTTCGGCAATAGATTGTCTCGTTGATCGTCATGATGTGATCGTGTATGACGCGGAAGCGCATGCGTGCATCATCGATGGCGTGCGCCTGCACATGGGAAAACGTTTTGTTTATCCGCATAACGATATTGCTTCACTCGAAAAACAATTGGAACGAGCAACAAAAATGATCGGTGAAACCGGAGGCGCAATTCTCGTTCTCACAGAAGGAGTTTTCGGAATGAGCGGCAACCAGGGAAAACTGAAAGAGATCGTTGCACTGAAAAAGAAATTCCAATTCCGTTTATTTGTTGATGATGCGCACGGATGCGGAACCATGGGACCCACCGGCGGAGGAACAGGAGAAGAACAGGGTTGCCAGGACGGCATTGATATTTACTTCGGAACATTTGCAAAATCATTTGCGCTCATCGGCGGATATATTTCTTCAACGGAAGACGTGGTGGAATATCTCCGTTACAATATGCGTTCGCAGATCTTTGCAAAATCACTTCCGCTTCCGGCAGTTGTCGGCGCATTGAAGCGGCTCGAACTGATGAATAAACACAAAGAGTTCCGCGAAAAATTATGGGAGATCACCAATGCATTGCAGGGCGGATTGAGAAAAGCCGGATTCAACATCGGCACCACTTCTTCACCGGTCACTCCTGTTTATCTCAACGGCTCCATTCCCGAAGCGACGAATCTGATTCTTGACCTCCGTGAAAATTATAATATTTTCTGTTCGATGGTGGTTTATCCGGTTATTCCGAAAGGACAAATTATTCTTCGGCTTATTCCAACTGCAGTTCACACGATCGAAGATGTGAATTTCACGATCGAAGCGTTTTCTAAGATCAAAGATAAATTGACTTCGGGCCAATACCAGAGTGATAAGATCGCGGCGTTCTGA
- a CDS encoding DUF4836 family protein — protein sequence MKKKIVIGLIALIILSLGAWLIFGRKSREKDAHLILIPAKAAAVMKIDVASLASKADLSKLIGNPVLKEISDGQISSFAGDPLGSGLDLTENIYGFLAQEDKNAVSALVFAVTDAEKFSSFLTSTNVKNKPYQVEETWFCSFDQRHTIAWNNFGGMYLSCSGGNAEDVAKKYFAQKKENSILSNKEFENFNSKKADLSLLLDNRTLSDMGSMSGMISPFGINEGFGQLLINFNDENISADYSSTSSVANNVLRNSGASSSHFFSVAPADPVLYMQLSANSDGLISSLKKDASYDDVLSQMESALIISDVGLGQLFTGDISIAFSDFKNISDYDPRLKKIIADGNDDFTVIDERELAQPITTISIGITNDAIVNSILEYSGMKMEKNFYEIPGVDFVLYAVAKNKNLIVTNDYFAADTFSQTGMLRGKLPDDVVKECSTNSFCGYASLAQEKFPAPFITALQQYFGENETKMFLDLIKPFSSAHIFSNGSGSHVNITLAGGDGKGLNRILTQWLSAAK from the coding sequence ATGAAAAAAAAGATCGTCATCGGTTTGATCGCGCTGATCATTCTTTCCTTAGGGGCCTGGTTGATCTTCGGAAGAAAGTCGCGCGAAAAAGATGCTCATCTTATTCTTATTCCCGCCAAAGCTGCTGCAGTGATGAAGATCGATGTGGCTTCACTTGCTTCCAAAGCAGATCTTTCGAAATTGATCGGTAATCCGGTATTGAAAGAAATTTCTGACGGCCAAATTTCATCTTTCGCCGGCGATCCGCTTGGAAGCGGACTCGATCTCACTGAAAATATTTACGGTTTTCTTGCGCAGGAGGACAAGAATGCAGTTTCCGCATTGGTGTTTGCGGTGACTGACGCGGAAAAATTCTCTTCGTTTCTTACTTCGACGAATGTGAAGAACAAACCTTATCAGGTGGAAGAGACCTGGTTCTGCAGTTTCGATCAGCGTCATACCATTGCGTGGAATAATTTCGGCGGAATGTATCTTTCCTGTTCAGGAGGAAATGCTGAAGATGTTGCAAAAAAATATTTTGCACAGAAAAAAGAAAATAGTATTCTTTCGAATAAAGAGTTTGAGAATTTCAATTCGAAAAAAGCAGACCTCAGTTTATTGCTCGACAATCGAACGCTCTCCGATATGGGAAGCATGAGCGGAATGATCTCTCCATTCGGGATCAATGAAGGATTCGGCCAATTGCTTATCAATTTCAACGATGAGAATATTTCTGCAGATTACAGTTCTACTTCGTCCGTTGCAAATAATGTCCTCAGGAATTCCGGCGCTTCTTCTTCGCATTTCTTTTCTGTTGCTCCCGCCGATCCGGTTCTCTACATGCAACTTTCTGCAAATTCCGATGGATTGATCTCTTCATTGAAAAAAGATGCGTCTTATGATGATGTGCTGAGCCAGATGGAATCCGCTCTTATTATTTCTGACGTCGGACTGGGACAACTTTTTACCGGTGATATTTCCATTGCATTTTCGGATTTTAAGAATATCAGCGATTACGATCCGAGATTGAAGAAAATTATCGCTGATGGAAATGATGATTTTACGGTCATTGATGAACGGGAACTCGCGCAGCCCATTACTACCATAAGCATTGGCATAACAAATGACGCCATTGTAAATTCCATCCTGGAATATTCCGGGATGAAAATGGAAAAAAACTTCTACGAGATTCCCGGAGTAGATTTTGTACTCTATGCCGTTGCGAAGAATAAAAATCTCATTGTAACGAACGATTACTTTGCTGCCGATACTTTTTCACAGACCGGAATGCTCCGTGGAAAATTGCCGGATGATGTGGTGAAAGAATGCAGCACGAATTCTTTTTGCGGATATGCTTCACTCGCGCAGGAAAAATTTCCCGCTCCTTTCATCACTGCACTACAACAGTATTTCGGAGAGAATGAAACAAAAATGTTTCTCGACCTGATCAAACCATTTTCTTCTGCACATATTTTTTCGAACGGAAGCGGTTCCCATGTAAACATCACTCTTGCTGGCGGTGATGGAAAAGGACTGAACAGGATTCTCACCCAATGGTTATCAGCGGCAAAATGA